In Calditrichota bacterium, one genomic interval encodes:
- the aroA gene encoding 3-phosphoshikimate 1-carboxyvinyltransferase — protein MDREIRPGGALRGTVRVQGDKSISHRALICGAIAEGRTRIRNLCPGKDVQSTMSCLQALGVPIRVRGSEAIVDGVGLRGLRPPSAVLDAGNSGTTMRLLAGVLAGQRFAASITGDESLRRRPMARVIEPLSMMGARIESTPGGFAPLHIRGNRLKAISYAMPVASAQVKSAVLLAGLFAEGKTEVMEPAPTRDHTERMLPHFGVPISVDGRAVAVWGPARLQAASVEVPGDISSAAFFLAAAAVVEGSSLRVEGVGINPTRSGVLEVLRDMGARLALEEKAESWEPVADVLVEAGPLQAVEIEGALVPRLIDELPVLAVVATQAEGVTHIRGARELRVKESDRIRAVAANLRAMGAEVEELEDGLVIPGPQKLKGAVVDSFGDHRIAMSFAVAGLLADGPTVIRQAECVDISFPGFFALLEELGRG, from the coding sequence ATGGACCGGGAGATTAGACCTGGCGGTGCCCTGCGCGGCACGGTGCGTGTGCAAGGGGACAAGTCGATTTCCCATCGGGCCCTGATCTGTGGCGCCATAGCCGAGGGCCGGACGCGCATCCGCAACCTTTGCCCAGGCAAGGACGTGCAGAGCACGATGTCGTGTCTGCAAGCCTTAGGGGTGCCGATTCGCGTGCGGGGGAGCGAGGCCATCGTGGACGGCGTGGGCCTGCGCGGTTTGCGGCCGCCATCTGCCGTGCTCGATGCGGGCAATTCCGGGACGACCATGCGCCTGCTCGCTGGAGTTCTGGCCGGGCAACGGTTTGCCGCGTCCATCACCGGGGACGAGTCCCTGCGGCGGCGGCCTATGGCGCGCGTCATCGAGCCCCTGAGCATGATGGGCGCACGCATCGAGTCCACGCCAGGAGGCTTTGCACCACTGCACATCCGGGGCAACAGGCTCAAGGCCATCTCCTATGCGATGCCGGTTGCCAGTGCCCAGGTCAAGTCGGCAGTGCTGTTGGCAGGACTTTTTGCCGAAGGGAAAACGGAGGTCATGGAGCCGGCGCCCACGCGCGATCACACAGAGCGCATGCTCCCCCACTTCGGCGTGCCGATAAGCGTGGACGGAAGAGCGGTGGCCGTCTGGGGGCCGGCACGGTTGCAGGCCGCCAGCGTTGAGGTGCCGGGGGACATATCCTCGGCAGCATTTTTCCTCGCGGCAGCGGCCGTGGTCGAGGGATCGTCGCTGCGTGTCGAGGGAGTAGGCATCAACCCCACCCGCAGCGGCGTACTCGAGGTTCTGAGGGACATGGGCGCGCGCTTGGCGTTGGAAGAAAAAGCGGAGTCCTGGGAGCCGGTGGCCGATGTGCTTGTCGAGGCAGGCCCCTTGCAGGCCGTAGAAATTGAGGGTGCGCTTGTCCCGCGCCTGATTGACGAACTGCCAGTGCTGGCGGTCGTGGCTACGCAGGCCGAAGGCGTCACCCATATCCGGGGCGCAAGAGAGCTGCGCGTGAAGGAGAGTGACCGCATCCGGGCTGTGGCTGCTAACCTCAGGGCGATGGGCGCCGAGGTGGAGGAGCTGGAAGACGGGCTCGTTATTCCCGGTCCCCAGAAGCTGAAGGGCGCCGTGGTAGATAGCTTTGGCGACCACCGCATCGCTATGAGCTTCGCGGTTGCTGGCTTGCTTGCGGACGGCCCGACCGTGATCCGCCAGGCCGAGTGTGTGGATATCTCCTTTCCCGGCTTCTTCGCCCTGCTTGAGGAGCTGGGCCGTGGCTGA